One window from the genome of Eucalyptus grandis isolate ANBG69807.140 chromosome 7, ASM1654582v1, whole genome shotgun sequence encodes:
- the LOC104455259 gene encoding disease resistance protein RUN1-like — protein MGKLNWLAPPKEFEVRIGGARHQYTGEYFHHQGEEADTCNFVSHLLVALERNKIRAFVDLSLERGLEIGPAINKAIEQSRSAIVVISQTYASSPWCLEELDKILECKEKKGQLVFLIFGDVDPREMRNQSGRFKRIGQSEKSFGLEHADKVRRWRDALRKAGNLTGWSLGNRLEAEFIQSVVEKIARRLNCSHPDLLAFHPVGLDSQVQALYSLLQLEAKEVRIVGISGTSGIGRTTLVRALYYRIADQFDRSCFLAKVKDISSQEGLHKMQETLLGGLLGNGDSEFGNDLHEVINLMRSKLHNKRVLLVFDNVEGLLEPLSHLIKSMNFGLGSRVILIPRHEENLIGLCRDIYEVRALNDDQALELFSRNAFQESKSVKEWQRAFDRLKEIPQGKGTVIEGIKLDNVDIEDLISNANSFKKMKKLRLFMIADLAPQCGPAGHLSGKLWRRFARNSNNMLARCETLVKQISEFWCRRA, from the exons GCCGACACATGCAACTTTGTGAGCCATCTTCTCGTCGCTCTTGAGCGGAACAAGATAAGGGCCTTTGTCGACCTCAGTTTGGAAAGAGGACTAGAGATCGGACCGGCAATCAATAAAGCAATCGAGCAGTCGAGGAGCGCCATCGTCGTCATCTCTCAGACTTACGCCTCCTCACCATGGTGCCTGGAGGAGCTGGATAAGATCCTTGagtgcaaggaaaagaaaggccagCTCGTGTTCCTCATTTTTGGGGACGTCGACCCTAGAGAGATGCGCAACCAGTCCGGACGATTCAAGCGGATTGGCCAAAGTGAGAAGAGTTTTGGGCTAGAGCATGCCGACAAGGTCCGGAGGTGGAGGGATGCCCTCCGAAAAGCCGGCAATCTCACCGGTTGGTCTCTCGGAAACAG ACTTGAAGCTGAATTCATCCAATCCGTTGTGGAGAAAATCGCAAGAAGATTGAACTGCTCACACCCAGACCTGCTTGCGTTCCATCCAGTTGGGTTAGATTCTCAAGTGCAAGCATTGTACTCCTTACTCCAATTAGAAGCTAAGGAGGTCCGAATTGTGGGGATTTCCGGCACTAGTGGAATAGGAAGGACTACACTTGTGAGAGCTCTGTACTATCGAATTGCAGATCAATTTGATCGAAGTTGCTTTCTTGCAAAGGTGAAGGATATATCGAGCCAAGAGGGCCTCCACAAAATGCAAGAGACACTTCTTGGTGGCCTTCTCGGCAATGGAGATTCTGAATTTGGCAATGATCTTCATGAAGTAATAAATTTGATGAGGAGTAAGCTTCACAACAAGAGGGTTCTTTTGGTGTTTGATAATGTTGAAGGGTTGTTGGAGCCACTCAGCCACCTGATCAAGTCAATGAACTTTGGCTTGGGGAGTAGAGTCATTTTGATCCCTCGACACGAAGAAAACTTAATCGGTCTATGCAGGGATATCTATGAGGTAAGAGCACTAAATGATGATCAAGCTCTCGAGCTTTTTAGTCGGAATGCATTCCAAGAAAG CAAAAGCGTCAAAGAATGGCAAAGAGCTTTTGATCGATTGAAAGAAATCCCTCAGGGAAAG GGAACTGTCATTGAAGGCATTAAACTAGACAATGTTGATATAGAAGACTTGATCTCGAATGCAAACTCGttcaaaaagatgaagaagcttAGGCTATTCATGATAGCTGATCTTGCCCCTCAGTGTGGACCAGCCGGACATTTATCAGGAAAGTTGTGGAGGCGTTTCGCACGGAACAGCAATAATATGTTGGCGCGTTGCGAGACTCTGGTGAAGCAAATTTCGGAGTTCTGGTGTCGTAGAGCCTGA